A genomic stretch from Primulina huaijiensis isolate GDHJ02 chromosome 14, ASM1229523v2, whole genome shotgun sequence includes:
- the LOC140957830 gene encoding KH domain-containing protein At3g08620-like isoform X1 — protein MSSLYHQNLNFSPARRIPSPLLRTNSDVDNQYLTELLAERQKLGPFMQVVPICSRLLDQEILKVSGRFSNQGFSDYDNLQRGSPSQVTSLDLMPDIGGKGIGSWNVNGWSGIQHEQRLSRPQGMTIEWQSAPGSPSSFTVKRVLRLDIPVERYPNFNFVGRLLGPRGNSLKRVEASTGCRVFIRGKGSIKDPDKEESLRGRPGYEHLNDPLHILIEADLPANIVDIRLKQAKEIIEELLKPVDESQDMYKRQQLRELAMLNNIREESPQPRGSVSPFNSGGLKRPKTGW, from the exons ATGTCCAGTTTGTACCATCAAAACTTGAACTTTTCACCTGCTAGAAGAATCCCTTCTCCACTTCTAAGGACCAATTCTGATGTTGACAA CCAATATTTGACAGAGCTGCTTGCAGAAAGGCAGAAGCTTGGACCTTTTATGCAAGTAGTTCCTATCTGTAGTCGACTCCTAGATCAAG AAATTTTAAAAGTCTCTGGAAGATTCTCCAACCAAGGGTTTAGTGACTATGACAATCTACAGCGCGGTAGTCCAAGTCAGGTAACCTCTTTGGATTTGATGCCGGATATTGGAGGAAAAGGTATCGGTAGCTGGAATGTAAATGGCTGGAGCGGCATTCAACATGAG CAGAGATTAAGTAGACCACAGGGTATGACCATAGAGTGGCAATCGGCACCTGGAAGTCCGAGTTCTTTCACTGTGAAGAGGGTATTACGCTTGGACATACCAGTCGAAAGATATCCAAAT TTCAACTTTGTTGGAAGGCTTTTAGGTCCTCGAGGCAATTCTCTTAAGCGTGTAGAAGCTTCTACTGGTTGCCGCGTATTTATCAGGGGAAAGGGTTCGATAAAGGATCCTGACAAG GAGGAGAGTCTGAGGGGGAGGCCGGGCTATGAACACTTGAACGATCcattacatattttaattgaggCAGATTTGCCCGCCAATATCGTCGATATACGGTTGAAACAAGCAAAGGAGATTATTGAAGAGCTGCTCAAACCTGTG GACGAGTCTCAGGATATGTACAAGAGACAACAGCTTAGAGAACTTGCCATGCTGAACAACATCAGAGAAGAGAGCCCCCAACCAAGGGGGAGTGTATCCCCCTTCAATTCCGGTGGACTGAAGCGTCCCAAAACTGGCTGGTAA
- the LOC140957830 gene encoding KH domain-containing protein At3g08620-like isoform X2: protein MSSLYHQNLNFSPARRIPSPLLRTNSDVDNQYLTELLAERQKLGPFMQVVPICSRLLDQEILKVSGRFSNQGFSDYDNLQRGSPSQVTSLDLMPDIGGKGIGSWNVNGWSGIQHERLSRPQGMTIEWQSAPGSPSSFTVKRVLRLDIPVERYPNFNFVGRLLGPRGNSLKRVEASTGCRVFIRGKGSIKDPDKEESLRGRPGYEHLNDPLHILIEADLPANIVDIRLKQAKEIIEELLKPVDESQDMYKRQQLRELAMLNNIREESPQPRGSVSPFNSGGLKRPKTGW from the exons ATGTCCAGTTTGTACCATCAAAACTTGAACTTTTCACCTGCTAGAAGAATCCCTTCTCCACTTCTAAGGACCAATTCTGATGTTGACAA CCAATATTTGACAGAGCTGCTTGCAGAAAGGCAGAAGCTTGGACCTTTTATGCAAGTAGTTCCTATCTGTAGTCGACTCCTAGATCAAG AAATTTTAAAAGTCTCTGGAAGATTCTCCAACCAAGGGTTTAGTGACTATGACAATCTACAGCGCGGTAGTCCAAGTCAGGTAACCTCTTTGGATTTGATGCCGGATATTGGAGGAAAAGGTATCGGTAGCTGGAATGTAAATGGCTGGAGCGGCATTCAACATGAG AGATTAAGTAGACCACAGGGTATGACCATAGAGTGGCAATCGGCACCTGGAAGTCCGAGTTCTTTCACTGTGAAGAGGGTATTACGCTTGGACATACCAGTCGAAAGATATCCAAAT TTCAACTTTGTTGGAAGGCTTTTAGGTCCTCGAGGCAATTCTCTTAAGCGTGTAGAAGCTTCTACTGGTTGCCGCGTATTTATCAGGGGAAAGGGTTCGATAAAGGATCCTGACAAG GAGGAGAGTCTGAGGGGGAGGCCGGGCTATGAACACTTGAACGATCcattacatattttaattgaggCAGATTTGCCCGCCAATATCGTCGATATACGGTTGAAACAAGCAAAGGAGATTATTGAAGAGCTGCTCAAACCTGTG GACGAGTCTCAGGATATGTACAAGAGACAACAGCTTAGAGAACTTGCCATGCTGAACAACATCAGAGAAGAGAGCCCCCAACCAAGGGGGAGTGTATCCCCCTTCAATTCCGGTGGACTGAAGCGTCCCAAAACTGGCTGGTAA
- the LOC140957879 gene encoding large ribosomal subunit protein uL16, which translates to MGRRPARCYRQIKNKPYPKSRYCRGVPDPKIRIYDVGMKKKGVDEFPFCVHLVSWEKENVSSEALEAARIACNKYMTKFAGKDAFHLRVRVHPFHVLRINKMLSCAGADRLQTGMRGAFGKPQGVCARVAIGQVLLSVRCKDGNSPHAQEALRRAKFKFPGRQKIIVSRKWGFTKFSRTDYIKWKSENKILPDGVNAKLLGCHGPLANRKPGRAFLSEDLTA; encoded by the exons ATGGGACGAA GGCCTGCAAGGTGCTACCGCCAAATCAAGAACAAGCCATATCCAAAATCGCGGTACTGCCGTGGTGTACCAGATCCCAAGATCAGGATATATGATGTGGGCATGAAGAAAAAGGGAGTGGATGAATTCCCATTCTGTGTGCACTTGGTTAGCTGGGAAAAGGAGAATGTGTCAAGTGAGGCACTTGAGGCTGCTCGCATTGCGTGCAACAAGTATATGACCAAGTTTGCAGGAAAAGATGCTTTCCATTTGAGAGTCAGGGTGCATCCATTCCATGTGTTGCGCATCAACAAAATGTTATCGTGTGCTGGAGCTGATAGGCTTCAAACTGGTATGAGGGGTGCTTTTGGCAAGCCTCAGGGTGTATGTGCTCGTGTGGCTATTGGTCAAGTTCTTCTATCTGTCCGTTGCAAAGACGGTAACAGCCCCCATGCTCAGGAGGCTTTGCGTCGTGCTAAGTTCAAGTTCCCTGGCCGTCAAAAGATTATTGTCAGCAGGAAGTG GGGGTTCACTAAATTCAGCCGCACTGATTATATCAAGTGGAAATCGGAGAATAAGATTTTACCTGATGGTGTCAATGCAAAA CTTCTGGGATGTCACGGGCCATTGGCAAACCGTAAACCAGGAAGAGCTTTCTTGTCTGAGGATTTAACTGCGTGA